The DNA region agggaacagcGGCCCCTGCAGATCCCACCCCGGAAACTCCAAGGGCCACACCCTGCCTAGACGTCCCTCTGACACGATCCTTCAGCCTCACCCGAATACACACTCAGGTTGCGCCGAGGTCCCctctctcaccctctcctgcTGGAGCCAGAGGGAGCTGGTTCTCTAATTCTGGGTGACCAATAGCAATAAAATGCATGAGTGGCAACAGTGGAAAGAATGACTGTTTAATAGCTGAGCGTAATGAGTGGACGATGAGCCCTGGTTTCCCTAGCGCTTGCTCCACAgaacagagaagaggaaaaatattgTTGTTACTCCAAGAGCTAATCACAGCCTCCACATTCACCTCCTCACAAGACAGGAGGGCCAGTGGCCAAATCAGATGTGGCTTAAAGAGAGCTGTGAAGTCTCGGACTCAAGGAGCATGACCATCACTCAGCTGACTCCCTGATTCGtgcaggagggcaggaggaggaaggggaaagaatGGGGCTGGGGGACAGATAGCCTGGTGGGCAGAGCACCCACCTGCCAAGTTCTTCCTCTATGGGATTCACTGGCTGAAGTTCTGGCTCTGACCCCGGCCCTCACTCCCACGTCCCTGCTCTGGTACTCAGGTCTCTTGAAGAGTGGAGCTGCCAGGAGGGTGAGAACAGGGCCGAGAGGAGCGAAAGGGGATGCCAATGTGCTGACCAGGCCAAGTTCCAGGAGATCAGTCTTAATGGAGAGAGTGATGGACTGGGTTGccgaggggagaagggagggtgtGGCTGAGTAGGGATCACAttgtggaatatatatatatatatatatatatatatatatatatatatatatatagtatttatttatttggctgcatctgaTCTTAGTTGTGGATTCAAACTCTTAGTtaccgcatgtgggatctagtttcctgaccagggatcgaatctggccCCCGGGAATTGGGAGCtagcagtcttagccactggaccactgaggaaTCCCACATGGAATGTATTTTGAAGACCACTCTCCAGGGCAGTGATTCTCACATTACGTAGGGGTGAGCTCCCCTGAATCACCTAGGGGATTTTCTGACAGAGCACTGCCTACCCCACCCCAGCATCAGATGAATCCTTGTTCAGGGGGAAATCCCAGGACTTCCTCCTCAGGGCCACGTAAGCTCTGCTCTCTGTTAATGGAAGTGTGCTGTGTCCCGCAGGAGAAAAAGCTCATCCAGGGGAAAGAAGAGAGTCTCAAGGGGACCAGTCACTCACGAGGAATGAGGGCGGGACAGACAGGCCCACAAGACAGCACAGCTGAGTGGCTCTGTGTCAGAGCCAAGTTCAAGTCCTCCACAGGTGGAGGAAGGGTGTTGGAGAAACAGAAGGGGAGGAACATGGTTTTGGAGCAAAGGCAGGGAGAGCCCACAGGCACTGGAGCCCAGAGTGGCCCCGCTGGCCTCTCCACCTCTCCCCGCtggcctctcctcctctccctgccatGGAATAACCTCCTCTTTCAGGCTTTTTCACTtcctatctaaaaaaaaaatatatttatttatttgatctttgttgcagcactcAAGcttcttagttgcggcatgtgggatttagttccccgaccagggatcgaacccgggcctcctgcatctggagcacagagtcttagccaaaaggccaccaggaaagtcccctattttttttttttctcactcctTTTCCCCCTCAAGCGTAAGCCTTAGCTCTACTGAGGGCCTCTGCATGGAACACTCATTCCAGAACTGCTGGCCTGACTTTCAGGCCCATGGGTGAAATGCAGAGAAGAAAAGCTTGAGTGGAAGGGACTTCTCACTCAGGATTTAGCTTCTGAGACTTTGATGACAGAGGAATTTGAACATATTCTTACAGGGATTAAGGATCAGCTGAAGCCTGTCCATGGGCCACTGCCATTAATTTATGGCACAGGGTCAGCTTCATGAAGAAATGAGACCTGTGTGGACTGCGTTTGAGTCCTTTCTAAACTCTTTTGCTTATTCTCAGCTGGTTTGGGCAAATAATTTAaactcagttttgtcatctgtgaaatggggcggGGGAGAAAACCACTCATccacagggctgttgtgaggattaaacaccAGAGCAGATGTTGGCTATGTGGGACCAAGTCTGGCCCACAGTCAGCAATCAGGAAACCATGGTTCTCTACTCCGAACCTCCTCTCCCTGGGCTGTTCCCACTCAGACCCCTCAGTTCCCGCGCCCCCCTCTAACCTGGCTATGGTCACCGCCCCGCAGGTCCATGCAGTCCATTCCTCTAGCCTGCTATTCTGTGTCTACGCTTCCCACACCAACCCAAGCCAGCGCACCTTCTAAATATTCTTTCAGCACCGCCAGGGCCCCGAGTCTGAGCCGCCtgctccctctcttctcttcattccTCAAGGGCCAGGGAAAGTCCTGCCGCCTCCTGGAAGCCAAGTGCCTGCCCCCTTTCTCCAGGCCGGCCTTCCTCCTAGGCTGTGAGTTCGCAGCTGGACGGCAGCTCCTCAAGGGCAAGGATGGGTCATCATCCCCCACCCACGTTGCAGTTTAGGATGGTGGACCCTGAACCTGAGCCCCATGCAGAACACTACGGCACAGGGGAGCCCGGAGAGGCTTGGAGTGGATGCAGCCTGCCTTCTCCAGATACGGGGCAGGGACCCTACGGGCAGCACGTGCTTTAAGCTTGACCTTGTCTGGTGGGGGGTTTCCCCTGCCTCACACACTCTCACTCACTCCTTCCACTGGGCAGGGCACTTGCTGGCAGGTGAGGGGTAGACTCTGCGGCTGGAGAACACAGTGGACCCGCCTATGCCATGTGGGCCTCGTCTCACCGGTCAGTGTCCTCAGGTGGCCCTGGCTTGGGCACTCCCTCAGTCTGTGCCCTTACCTGCCCTCctgggtgccatcaccttcagATTTTTGCTGCCTGAGCTGAGAGGGGTTAATGGGGAGACCCGGGGACACAGCAAAGTAAGCCACGTCGGGGCTGATTTCAGTAAGAAACAAGGGGCTCAGAGGGCCCACGTGTGGCAGGCGGTGGAGGGATGGAGCAGACATGGGTGCGCAATGGGGTGGGAGCATGGATAGGAGGACAGCAGTCGGGAGGAGGAATGTGGCCACACCACTGTGTCGTGTGGGTGGCTGGAGATCTGGCGAGAGGCCCAGAGAGACggtgcctcctccagccccagccccgccaAGGTCAGGAGGCACGGGAGGGAAAAACAGGACAAACATCACCACCTCTGTTTGCGCTGGGAAAGAATAACACACAGAGCCCGCTGTTCCTCCTCTTCTCGccacccacgaggctcctcttcTCTCGGCCGCTCCCCTGTCTGCTCCCAGGGCCCCCTCCCTCCTTGCCCGCTGGACCTGGAGCCAGTGGGGCCTGAGAGTCTAGGAAGGAGCAGCATTTTCAACAGCACCCCTGTGTGCAATGTCCGCTGCCCTGTAGTaggggaagggggcagagaggAGACTCCTAGAGGTCAGCCTGGGGagggcctggggctgtgggtgagcCCAGCCTAGTTGCCTTCCCCCGGTGGAGCACACAGGCATCATTTAAAATACTCCCGTTTTGCAGATGGGCACATTGAAGTTCAGAGGGTTTGGGTGAGTTGCCCAAAGCTGGGAGGTTAGCTGGGTCTTGAACCCAGGTCATCCTGATTCTGAaaccagtgggtttttttttttcccctccccactgCATCAACCCTCTTCAGAGACTGCTGTCTCGCTACCCCCACAGCCCCCCTCCCTTCCATTCTCATTTTGGGTACTGGCGGACACTCAAGGGCTAGATTCAACTGATTTTAGCCACTAGGTACATGtagctatttacatttaaattaagacTAAAAATTCAGGGCCACTCTGGCggcttagtggtaaggaaccacccgccagtgcagaagatgcaggttccatccctgggcagggaagatcccatgtgcgacagagcaactaagccctgtgccacaactactaagccagagctctagagcccgggagccgcaaccaCTGAGTCCAGGTGCCGcaattgctgaagcctgcgtgcccggagcccatgctccgcgacaagagaaaccactgcaacgaGCAGCCCgtgtaccgcaactagagaaagcccaaacacagcagcaaagacccagcgcagccatcagtaaatacatctttaaaagaTTCGATCCCTCCAATCATAGTAGCCCCATTTCACATGCTCAGTGGCCGCAACGTGGCAAGTAGCTACCATTTTGGACAGCACAGTCAGAACAATTCCATGGTCGTAGAAGATTCTGTAGACAGTGCTGGGCTGGGTCAGGACCAGGGGAAGGGTCAGagaaaaggacagaggagcctcgggcTCCGGGAGAATGGCAGCCTCTGTGAGGAGACTGGGTGGTTTGGAACTGAGGGTCCAGgtgagggggcagggagagggctggGTGGGCTTGGGACAGAGGCAGAGAACCTGACCGGACTCCCAGGTCCCTCCCTCCGATACTGATTCTGTGGGCAATACCAGTGAGCAATTAAttggctggggtggggccagggttaaagggagagggtggggaataCAGAGGACAGGGACCGCCCCCCTCTTAGCAGACCTCAGAGCTCTGCTCCTCCAGGCCTGCCCTTCATCCTCAGGGACCGGGGAGTCCGCTGACCCTTCTTTGTCCTACCCAGGATCCTACCCAGGCCGAGCCAGCTGCTTCCTGTTCGCTCATTCAGGCCAGGCAGCCAGTTAATGGGCGGCAGGGCCACCACCTTCCCAATTAGTCTTATTAGCCTCTTGCTCACCCACTGGAGTCAGGGtcacccctggaggaggggctgtgAGTGGCCTGTGAGTAACCGAGGCCCAGCTATGACAGGGGTCCTGAGCCCAGGCCGGTCCTCAGGCTGAGGCCCTGGCGTCCAGCCCCCACATGCTGTCCCTGGAGCCCCCCAGAAGGGAGAGATCAGGGGGCTGGTTTTGGAGTGCAGGCTCTGAAGGCCCACGCACTGATGGAACACAGAACAGGAGTGTGGCCGGCGTGGGACCTGGGCTGCGACAGCGTGGGACCTGGGCTGCGACagcgggaggtggggagggaggaggagagcggAAGCTGAGTGATGGGTCCCCAGGAAAGGACGGATCCAGGTGCTGTGGGTGGGATCCCAGGCGGGGTAGGGGCTGCAGTCGGTACCTGAGGGCAAGTTGAAATGCCCACATCTGTGCATGGAGAGAGGATGGGGTGTCAGACACGCCAGTACTGGGGAAGGCAGGAGAGTGAGGGAGCCAGGTGAATGGGCCCCGTGGTGAGAGTGGCTGTCCCAGAGTGGGCGGCTGCTGAGGCAGAGCGCCTGGTTCCAGGTTAGGCAACGAGGAGCCGGAGCCGGCTAGCCAGCTGGCCCCTCGGCCACGGCACACTCCACACACTGCAGCCGCCCTGCTGCTGAGTAGGCAGATGCTCAAACTGATTGCTTCAGCTCCTCCCGGCCACACCAACTTCCCCCAGGCACCTACCCCtccgcccctcctcccctccccacagtgaCTCCTGCCCCGAGAATGTCCTGCCCTGGCATAAAGGCCCCGGGTGTCCAGGAGCTGCTGTCAGTCAGGAGGCCACGCGGTCCAAGATGGGCTCTTCACGAGCATCCCAGATAGGGTGTGTGGGAGGGCGAGGGGTGCTGGCTTTGCTGCTGGCTGGTCTCCTCCTGCAAGGTAGGAGGTTGGGGCCCTGGGAGCGGGGAGAGTTGGGAGAGGAGGGAGATTCAGGCTCAGACAACTGGTCAGGGAAGGCTGGGGGGAGCCCTGCGGGGTGAGAGTCCAGGAGAGGACTCAGAGAGGGGAGACTGGGGGGAGGGCTGGGGCTCTGGAACCTGATGCTTGAGTCTAGAGGCTGCTCCTCACTGCCTTGGCACCTCAGGCAACCTACTTAAACTTTCTGAGCCTCCCTTtctgaaagtttaaaaatgagcTTAATGTTAACACCTCGCTCTATAGTCTCTAATTAAGTAATACATGTGACACGGCTGTGGAAATTATAGATGGTTATATGTTGATGGATGTTGTTGTAATTATACTATTATTGGGGTGCTAGAAGATGAAGATTGGATATTTAGTAGTCATAATAATTGCTACCATTCATAGAGGCCCTTTTATATGCCAGACACTATTAgcactatatttatttttaattttttaaccatGCTGcgaggcctgtgggatcctaattccctgactagggatcaaacctgtaccccctgcactgggagcacaacagccttaaccactggactgcgagGGAAGTTGCATGTACTAGCACTTTAAGTACATTAGCTTTTTTAATCAGTAGAAGAACTGTGTGAGAGATTTGTTATTCCCACTCTGCAAAGGAGGACACAGAGGTTGGAGAGCTGAGGAAACTGGCTCAAGATCACAAATTAGAAGGCAGTTAAGCCGGGCTCCAAACCCCAGGCTGGGTGATTCTGGGACCTGTGCTGGGTGACCACAGCTGTGTGGCATAGGGGAGCAGAGGCGTGGGGGAGCTGCTGATTGGTGCAGCGGAGTGGAGGGGGCTGCAGGCAGAGCCGGGGGTTGGTGTGAAGGTGGATgtgttgaatttcttttttaggAGAGAATGGGGACTGCACGAATTGTGGAGACCTGGTTTTTGGTGGGGGTTGAAGGAGGAGTAATAAATCATGGATAATGCTGGTTTTGTAAAGCAGTTTCTAATAGATGATCACATCTAGTGGTCACAGTAACGCTGTGAGGAAGGCAGGGCAGATGTGGCCTCTCCAAATGAATAAGCTGAAGCACGCAGGTCTTGGGACCGGAGGGGGTCgaggaggggagcagaggaaggATGGGGGGAGGGTGAGCCGGGATGAGGAACAAAGGGTCAGTTCGGGAAAGACAGTCAGACGTGGGCCTGGGGCAGGCAGGCAGTCCTGCGGTACTGAGGAAGGTCAGAGGCCTGGGGAGGGTTTCGTTCCGCGTCCCTGGGCTGGGCTCGGGTGCAGTGTCCTGTCGCCGCGCGGGTACCAGCAGGTTCTGAAGCAACAGTGCGTGCCCTCGTGTCCTGGCCCCCGCCCAGGCTTGCTGGCATGGCATGCTGAGATGGGAAGCAGGGTTTCTATCCTGCCCCCGAGCCTGGCCTTTTGAGGGAAGCGGGTGACGGAATCGTGGTGCCCACGTGTCCTGCCCTTTACTGCAGCCCTTCTGCCTTTCTCCTATCTCTCTTTCCCCCGTTTCCCtgtttcctttccctatttccctGCTTCCTTTCCCGGTTCCCCCGTTCCTCAGTGTCCCGTTGGCTATTTTCCCTCGCTTCTCAGTCCTCTGTCATCtgcctttcttctcctcctcctattTGGTCCTGAGACCTCTCCCACCTCTCAGAGCCTCGCTCTTCCCCACTCTCTGTCTCTTTGGTGTTCTGTTTTTTAGACCTATTCGCTCCTGCCACTTCTTCACGCCCTCTCATCTTCCTCTGAGGCCTCCTGCTTTGGAGTCTCATATTCTTTTTCTCTGGTCGATCTCCAgcttccctcctgcctcttctcCCAGAATAAGCTGCCATCTCATTTTTCTTCAGCTGTGAAGGCCACTTTTCTCCACCTTTTCCACCCCAGACTCTCTCCCTGGGTTCCTCTTGGGAGAGATCAGAGTGTCAGATGCCTGAGGTGGGCCTGGGAGTGGAGGGAGAAAGCCCAGCCTCTGGCCCTTACTAACCACTGCTTTCCTCACCAGGGACCTTGGCCAAGAGCATCGGGACCTTCTTAGACCCCTGCAAGGACCCCACACGTATCACCTCCCCCAAtgacccctgtctcctggggAAGGGGGGCTCCAGCAGCTCCAGTGGCGGCTCCAGTGGCGGCTCCAGTGGCTCCAGTGGTGTTTCCAGTGGCTTGAGTGGTCGCCCCGGTGGCGGTTCCAGTGGCGGCTCCAGTGGTGTCTCCAGTGGCTCCAGTGGTGTTTCCAGTGGCTTGAGTGGTCGCCCCAGTGGCGGTTCCAGTGGCAGCTCCAGTGGCTCCAGTGTTTCCAGTGGCTTGAGTGGTCGCCCCAGTGGCGGCTCCAGCAGCGGCTCCAGCAGTGGCTCCACCGGGTCCATTGTTGCCCATGGTGGTTCTTCTGGATCTTCGTTACTTAAGCCAGGAACAGGGTATTCCCAGATAAGCTACTCCTCTGTGTCAGACTCTACTCTACAAGGTGCATCGAGCTCCCTCCACTCAGGAAGCATCAGCTCCCAGTCAGGAGCAGGCTTGAGCTCTTCTGGTTCCCAAACCTCCTGGATGTCCAGCAGCGAGGGCCAGAAGGTCAGCTCCAAGCAGCGGCCCTGTGGTCCCGACATCCCTGACTCTCCCTGCAGCGGGGGGCCCATCGTCTCACAGTCTGGCTCCTACATCTCCAGCTCCCACTCTGTGTCCGGGGGTCAGAGGccagtagtggtggtggtggagcaGCATGGCCCCGGTGGCCCCGGAGTGGGTCAAAGGGTCCCCTGCCTCAGTGGAGGCCCTCCAGGCAAGCCCTGCCCCCCCATCACCTCTGTGGACCAACATGGCAGCTACGAGGTGGTGGGTGGCTCCTCCAACAGCTATCTGGTCCCAGGCATGACCTACAGTGGGGGCAAAATCTACCCGGTGGGCTACTTCACCAAAGAGGGCCCCATCAAAGGCTCCCCAGGGGTGCCTTCCTTTGCTGCTGGGCCCCCCGTCTCTGAGGGCAAGTACTTCTCTGGCAACCCCATCATCCCCAGCCGCAGCTCTTCTAGCTCCAATATCTACCAGTCTGGAGCTTCCTCGACTGTGGTGTTCCAGCCAGTGGGCTCTGGTGGGGTCCAGCCCTGTGTGGTCGGCTCCCTGGGCTCTAAGGGGCCCTGCTCCCTCTCCAGCTCTGGAGTCTCCAGCAGTTCCAGCATTTCTAGCAGTTCTGGTTCATCTTTCCATCCCTGTGGTGGGGTTTCTCAGGGGCCCTGCTCCCCACCAGGCACTGGCTCCCTCAGCGGCAGCTCTAGCTCCCTATCTGGTGGCAAAATCATCCTTCAGCCCTGTGGCAGCAAGTCCAGCGCTCCTGGTCACCCTtgcatctctgtctcctcctcgACATTGAGTGGAGGTCCAGATGGTTCTCCCCAACCTGACCCCTCAGCTGGTGCCAAGCCTTGTGGTCCAGGCAACTCTGGAAAGAACCCTTGTCGCTCCATCCGGGACATCCTAGCCCAGGTGAAGCCTCTGGGGCCCCAGCTAGCTGACCCTGAAGTTTTCCTACCCCAGGGAGATCTGCCTAATAGTTCATAAAGCAGATTTTGCCTCCACACGTGtgcaggcatacacacacacacacacacacacacacacacaccccatctctCAAGTGGGAGAAGTTCAGGGGTAGTCCAGGCATGGGGTAGCTcagtttccctcctccctcccaaacgatggacttccctggtggctcagatggtaaagcgtctgcctacaaggtgagagacccaggttcaatcccaaggttgggaagatcccctggagaaggaaatggcaacccactccagtgttttcacatggatggaggagcctggtgggctacagtccatggggtcgcaaagagtcggaaacgactgagagacttcactcccCAAAGAGCTGCCCCTACTTCCCCCATCGCCCCGATGTGGCAGACTCTCCCTTATCACCTCTTCTTTCTATACCTCCCCAAACTGTAGGCTCCAAATCCTTTTCCTCATTCTCTCCCCTTCTACTGCAgtgccccaccccctgccagaTTCCCACTCCCCAGaatttcctctgccatttctttgAGATGGTATAGTCTACTGGCTAACCCTACCCATTCAGATTCTTAACTGGGAACCCCCTGAAATCTCCTAGAGTAACTGTGATGCCCGGACAAGTCATCCCCTCCCCACGCTCATCCCTGCTTTGCCAAATAAAGCACATTATTTGAAAACAATGACCATTTTTCACTGATCTCATTCCACCATCTGGTCAACCAGTGAGATGCTATTGGGTTCTCACACTCCCAGTTCCATTCCTGCCCTCCATTATAGAGCTCACCACACCCTTTGTGAGTTCCCAAACACTCCTCCTTGTCTCTCAGTCTCCATCTCGGTCCAGCACTCAGATGCTTCGCGCCCTGTGTTGGGGAGATACCAGGCTCTCTGCGGAGACTGGGACAGCCTCCCTGCTCTCACTGGGTCCAGAACAGATGTTTCAATAAACTGTGAGAACTAGATTAGACTCTTTGCCTTCTTGGTGTCCAGGGTCTCCTCTTAGGACCTGGGTGATGCTCTCCTATGCCTCTAAAGGTCCTGTGTCCCCCACTTTCATTTATAAATTGGCTGCAGTATTTCTTATATCTTACATCTCCTCCCACaaaggaggaaaacaataaatatttattgaaccaaAAGCAGGAGGCCAAGCAACCTTGGTCTCCCAGATCCTTCCTCCCACGTCTCTTCTCTCTCACTCCCCAGGAAATCCATTCTCTCCACCACCCATTCACCCGGGGGTCCTCCCCTCTCCTTACGAAGAGCCCTAATGACTTCCTCCCTGCTCCACACCCGGCTCCTTCTCCTCTACCTTTAGTTGGCCTCATCTTTCAGACGCCATCCTCTCTGGGTGTCCTGAGCATTGATTTCCTGGGTTTCTGGGACACCTGGAGCCTTGGGAAGGCTGGAACACAACAGCCCAGACCAGATTCCTGGGGACTGAGTAGGAGCCCAGGCGGGTGTTGTTTTGGGAGCCGCGGGTGGAGAGAGTAAAAGACGGAGAGGACGGCAGCGAGCAGGGTGTGCAGCTCAGCAGGGTGACTCACTGGCCCTTGGTGACAGGCCCCAGCCACAGGAGAGCACGGCCAGCAGTGTCCTTTCCGCCTTCACTCTCTTGCTGCCCCTGCTGTGGGTCTAGAGTGAGAGCTGGAGAGGTGAGAGGGGAGCGCTACAGTGGGAAGGAGAGGTAGCCTCCCCCAGAGAAGACCAAGATTGTGGAGCATGTACCGAGGGCCATGTGACTATGTCCTGGAGACAGCAGCGGAGACGCCAAGGCCGAGGCAGCTCTCACACCCCAAGGAGGGGACAGTGGATTGTGCTTATCCCTACAGGAAGGGCCTCAACCCAAAGCCCAGGGCACCTCCCAGAGCCTCTGCTTGGCTGCAAAGGACCTGACCCCTGCTAGGAGCCACTTCATTCTCTCCTGTTGGgatggtattcagttcagttcagtcgcacagtcgtgtccgactctttgtgaccccatggactgcagcacaccaggcctccctgtccatcaccaactcctggagtttactcaaactcatgtccattgagtcaggtaTGGTGTTAGCTGGCCCCAAATTTTGGACTGTTGTTGAGATTCCTGAACCAGCAGAAATATTGATCAGAAGTGACCTGGAGCAGGGAGCCAACCTGCAGGGTTGACTGAAGACAGAGGAGGGCTCCAGAACAGTCCTGTCTGTGTTATCACTGTGGAGTTGCCCTTGGTTACTATTACCTGGACTGCAGCCAACAATAGGAGTCAAGACCCTTGACCACCACTGAGGGAGGGCTGCAGCCTCTGACCTGGACCTCTAGTTTCTGGTGTGATCCAGGTCAAAAAGGTTTGTAAAACTGATGGATGTCACCCCAGAAGGCTGCTGTCCTGTACCCACTGGCCagatttgcatctttttttttttaatttttattggaatatagttccTAGTTTAAACAAATTAagcattattaatatttattaatatttacattagGCTATTCAggttttgggcttctctggtggctcagtggaaaagaatccttcTGAAAAGGCAGGAGCCTCAAGTTCAATGCCTGgaagatcagaaagatcccctggagaaggaagtggcaacccactccagtattcttccctggagaattccatggaccgaggagcctggtgggctacagtccatggggtcacagagtcagacactacttagcgactaaacaacaacaacaaatagttgacttacaatgctgtCCACTGACCAGATCTGGAAAGAAGCTCTTCCAGGAGTCGGCCAGCAGGGCCTGGAGATAAGGATGAAATGGTAAAGTCTAGCAGCTAATATTTAGACCtcctgcaacaagggaagcctagTCTGGGTGTGTCCTGGAAGCCAGCAATAGAGTAACAAAGGCATTTAGAcactttttattgtaaaaatatcAAGCAGATTTAAGAGTAGACTAAATAGTTAATAAACCCCTATATTCTCATCACTCAGCCTTAACAAGGATTAACTCCTGGTTACTTGACAAGAGCATATCAACGCCCTCCTTCTACTTAGCTGGAAATAtctgttctctctctgtctctttctcactGTATCTCTTGTGTTCTGTGGACATATTTGACGGTCTAAGGTAGGCAGAATGGTGCCCTCCCCATAATCTAAGATGTCCATGTCCTGATACCTGAAAACTAGAGTATGTGAGGTTACATAGCAAAGGGAAATTGTTTGCAGGTGGAATTAAGGTTGTTAGTCAGATGATCTTAAAATGGGAAGATTATCTGGGATTACTGGGGTGGGCCCAATATAGTCATAAGGATTTttaaagagggaagaagaggaggtcAGACTGACGCAGTATGAGAAGATCCTGCTACTTCTGGCTTTGAACGTGGAGGAAGTGGACCACGAGCCAAGGAGCCCGGGTGGCCTCTAGGAGCTGGAAGATGCAgggaaatggattctcccctgAGGGCCTCCAGAAAGGCTCTACCTGGACTTCTGATCTTCACAATTATAAGAGTAAATTTGTTTTGTAAGACATTCAGTTTGTGGCTACTTGTTATAGCAGCCTTAGGAAGCCAACATACCACCATCTTTTAAGGATGGGAACCAGGTCTATTTCCCAAGACACAGGGTCTCATCTAGGAGCAGCCCCTCAGATGGGGGCCACTTTGAGGTCACGATGATGGAGCTTTGGGGATACATGAGAAAGGGGTGCTGGAAGGGATAATCTGGatcccaaagagaaagagaatcaaGTGTTTCTATTGCTGAAAAGTGAAGAGATGGAGACCTCAAGGGTGAAGGTCCTCATGTGCTTGGCATAGGGAACTGGGAAGAGTAGGGCTGGCAACCAGCGATGAGCCGCAAGCCAGAACACCTGGATTTGGAAGGCGTGGGGAGCTTGAGGAAAAGAGCAGGGTGGGAACACTTAGCCTCCCTGGGTCATTCAAGTGGCACCTGTTGCCACAGAATGAATTAGAAATTAGGGTGGAATGCGGGGATTTATTGTTTCCATAACCACTGGCTCAGCCTGTTTCTG from Ovis canadensis isolate MfBH-ARS-UI-01 breed Bighorn chromosome 20, ARS-UI_OviCan_v2, whole genome shotgun sequence includes:
- the CDSN gene encoding corneodesmosin; the encoded protein is MGSSRASQIGCVGGRGVLALLLAGLLLQGTLAKSIGTFLDPCKDPTRITSPNDPCLLGKGGSSSSSGGSSGGSSGSSGVSSGLSGRPGGGSSGGSSGVSSGSSGVSSGLSGRPSGGSSGSSSGSSVSSGLSGRPSGGSSSGSSSGSTGSIVAHGGSSGSSLLKPGTGYSQISYSSVSDSTLQGASSSLHSGSISSQSGAGLSSSGSQTSWMSSSEGQKVSSKQRPCGPDIPDSPCSGGPIVSQSGSYISSSHSVSGGQRPVVVVVEQHGPGGPGVGQRVPCLSGGPPGKPCPPITSVDQHGSYEVVGGSSNSYLVPGMTYSGGKIYPVGYFTKEGPIKGSPGVPSFAAGPPVSEGKYFSGNPIIPSRSSSSSNIYQSGASSTVVFQPVGSGGVQPCVVGSLGSKGPCSLSSSGVSSSSSISSSSGSSFHPCGGVSQGPCSPPGTGSLSGSSSSLSGGKIILQPCGSKSSAPGHPCISVSSSTLSGGPDGSPQPDPSAGAKPCGPGNSGKNPCRSIRDILAQVKPLGPQLADPEVFLPQGDLPNSS